The genomic window CATCTATGACGCCGGCGTGGACGGGCCCTACACCCTCTCGCAGCTGCGCATCACCGAGGAGTCCGAGCTGGCCCTGATGCCGGTCACGGACCTGACGGACGCCCACACCACCGGCGCCTACGGCTTTGCGGAGTTTGAGCACTCCGGCCTGCGGCTCACCGGCGTCGGGACCGCGCAGGGCGTGGACCTGGACAGCAACGGGTTGTTCGACCAGCTGGCCGTCACCGTGCAGGTGCATGCGGACGCTGCGGGCTACTACGAGTGGTCGGGCCAGCTGCGCTCACCCGCAGGGACCGAGCTGGACTTCGAGTCCGGTGCGGCGAACTTCACCGTCGGCACCAACGACCTGACCTTCGTCTTCGACGGCTGGGCGGTCGGCGACAGCGGTGAGGACGGCCCCTACCGCATCACCGATGTGCTCCTCTTCGGTGCGGGCCACAACCTGGTCGCAGGTGAGGCCTACGAGACGCCGCACTTCACCGCCAGTCAGTTCGAGGGCTATCGCGGCGAGGTGGAGCGGATCGCCGGCGCGAACCGCTATGAGACTGCAGGTTTGATCGCCCAGGCGGCACCTGCGGGCAGTGCGGAGGTGCTGGTGGCCAGCGGCGAGGTCTTCCCGGACGCCCTGGCGATGTCCGCGGCGGCTGGTGCGGCTCCCGGGCCGCTCCTGCTGACCAGGGCCGGTTCGGTTCCTTTGGCGACCAGCGCCGAGATCCAGCGGCGGGTCACGGAGAACGGACCCCAGGCGCTCGGCGTGGCCGGTGGACGCGAGGTGATCCACGCGGCCACCGTGGAGGCTCTGTCCGCTCTGGCCGGCACTGACGCCGAAACCCACTTCGGGTCGGACCGCTATGCCACCGCTGCAGCCATCGCGGCGGCGACCGTCGCGCCGGGTGCGACCTCCTATGTGGTCAGCGGGCTGGACTACCCCGACGCGCTGACGGCAGCAACCCTTGCGGCACCTGAGCAGGGGTCGGTGCTGCTGACTCGTCCCGGCGCCCTGCCGAGCGCGACAATCACCCAGCTGACGGCGCAGGCGCCGCAGCGGATTGTGGTGGTGGGTGGCACCGACTCCGTGTCCGACGACGTGCTGGCGCAGCTGCAGGACTATGCGCCCGTGGTCGAGCGGCTGTCCGGTGACGACCGTTATGCCACGGCGGCAGCCGTGTCCGACACCTTCGACCCCGTCATCGACGTGCTCTATGTCGCCACTGGAGAGAACTATCCGGACGCGTTGACCGTGGCTGCGCTGGCGGGCCAGCAGGGCGCACCGGTGCTGCTGACCCAGACGGGCAGCCTGCCGGCCGTCGCCGCGGCGGCGGCGGACCGTCTGGATCCGGACCGGATCATCGTGGTCGGTGGCACCGAGTCGGTCTCCGATGCGGTGCTGGAGCAGCTGGAGGCATATCTGAACTGACCCGGATCACCCGTTCGTCCCCGCCTGCACCTCTGGGCGGGGACGAACGTGTGCGTGGGCCGGCCTACTCGTCCAGGCCGATGGAGAAGGCCGCCTCGAGGTCCTGCGCGGAATAGGTGCGGAAGGCGATGTGGGTCTCGGTCTCCTGCACGCCCTGAACCTTGTTGAGCCGGTCGGCGATCACGTCGGCGAAGTCCTCGTGCCTGGCGACCCGCGCGACTGCGATCAGGTCGACGTTGCCGGTGACGGAGTACACCTCGGTGATGCCCTCGATCTCTGCGATGGCCTGGGCGGCCTCCGGGATGTGGGCTACCTCGACCTTGATCAACACGATGGCGGAAATCACGGCATCACTCTAGTGGGCACGGTCCCCGCGTGAGACTCAGGCCAGCCCCACTCGCAGGGCCCCGGGCGGGCGCTCGAGCGGACGGACGGCTGGGGTCTCGCCCCAGGGCTCGGCGAACTCACCCCACTGGCGCGCCATCGGCTCGAGCTCAGCCCGGGCGGCACCGGCCCCGCCGACCGGACAGGTCCACTCGCCCTCCATGGTGACCAGGCGGGTGCCCGGTGCCTCCAGCCAGCGCAGCACCAGCTCGGTCTCCTCCGGGTGGGCGGCCGGTGCGGGTGCCGTCGGGCCGGACACCACCTCGGCGGTGGCGCGGACCGCATCGATGAACGGCATCGGGTCGGCGCCGCGCGGAGTCACCGTGCTGCCCGCGAGCCGGCCGAACCGCACGCACACCACCTCCCAGCCGCCCGCGTCACGGCGCCGCGCCGCGACGACCTCGGGCGCCGACGACAGGGGAGCCAGCCGCTGGGCCCGAGCGCTGGCCCGGACCAGGGCGATCATCCGGTCGCGCAGGGTGGTCGCGTCCTCAAAGCGCTCCTGGGCGGCGAGAGAGTCCAGCCTGCCCCGCAACGCGGCCAGCACGTCCCGACCGTCGCCGACCAGGGCCATGGCCGCCTGACCGGCGAGCGCGGCATACTCCTCCGTCGTCTGCTCGCCGATGCACGGCGCGCCGCACCTGCCGATCTCGAACAGGACACAGGCGCTCTTGCGGGACCGCTCCGTCAGTGTCTGGGTGCACT from Ornithinimicrobium cryptoxanthini includes these protein-coding regions:
- a CDS encoding Lrp/AsnC family transcriptional regulator; protein product: MISAIVLIKVEVAHIPEAAQAIAEIEGITEVYSVTGNVDLIAVARVARHEDFADVIADRLNKVQGVQETETHIAFRTYSAQDLEAAFSIGLDE